Sequence from the Leptospira dzoumogneensis genome:
TCTTTCATTCGGAGAAGGGTGGCTGGAGAAATAATGAGAACCGATCAGTTCAGGCCTGGTTTTATCCGCTTTAGAAGAAGCTAATGCTTCTTTATAAGATTGTTCCACTTCGTTCAGAGTTTGAAGAGTGATGAGCATGAAATCGCCGCCATAACCTGCCTTATCCAATAAGAATAAACCTGTTTGGTCCGCATCCAACTCTTGCTCTTGGGAAAATTTACTATTTTCCAAAAATGCTTTTCCGGAAGGTTCATCTTTAAGCGCATAAAACTTTTTTACACTATTGAAAACATGTCTGTTATAGAAGTGAGCTAACTCGTGAGACAATACTCCGGCGATATATCTTTCACGATGAAAGTCCAACTTCTGAGCCGCATCCGCTTCTTTTTGTTTTATAATTTCATCTAAAGAATCCAAAGCTCCCGAATGAATACAGAACTGTCCGCCAGCCATTGCAAATGCGTTGAAGCTTGCTTCTTTTACGATTTTGTAAACTAGAGGAAAAGGAGGGTTGCCTGAATTTTTGGAAAGTTTACCGAACGCTTTGTCTATCGGCTTCTTCCAACCTTTATGATCTGCAAGTACGGTCTTGGACTTGATCAGATTTGTGAACTGCACATTACTTTGTCTTACTAACTGAGCATACAATTCCGAGTCGAATTCTCCCGGTTTGTTTTGAGAAAAAATTGGAGAGCCCGAGAATGATACTAATCCTAAAACCACCAATAGTTTCAGGACATAAGGGCGAACCGAATTCGAAAGATCGATCATAGGAAAAACCTCTTGAGGAGAGAAAACTATACGCTCTTAAACGACTGTCAACTCTGAAAGGTTTAAAAATCGAGACGAAATTTTTTGACCGAAAAACCGATTTGGAGAACTTTTAGTTAAGCAGCGATGGAGTGATCGATCAGAATTAAAATATTGATCAAAAACAAGTGAAGAATACTGAAAAAGAAAAATCCTCTGGCAAACTTAGGCTCCGGATTCTGGAATAATTTTACGGAAAGATAAAGTATAGAGATACTCAGCGCCACGGAAGAGATCATATACAGCCAACCCATAGTAGGTTCCGCCCAATAGAACGCGATCACTGATCCCACATACAGAATCGTATAAAACAAAATAGAACGTCCGGTTTCCTTTACACCTTTCACAACTGGGAGCATAGGAAAATTCGCATCGCTATAGTCTTCTTTCAGGAAGATCGCAAGAGCCCAGAAATGAGCCGGGGTCCAGAGAAAGATCATCAGAAATAAGATCCAAGCAGGTAAAGGTAAAGAATTACTAACTGCCGCGTAACCGATCAAAGGTCCCACACAACCTGCCACTCCACCTATTACTATATTCTGATGTGTTCTAGGTTTTAATAGAATGGTATAAAGAAAAACATAAGCGAGAAGTGCCGCAAACGCACATAATGCAGTGAGAAGATTCGCAAAATAATATAAGATCCCGAATGCGGCGAAAGTCATCGCAAACCCAACGATCCAAGCCTGAGGGATGCTGATCCTTCCCGCAGGAAGCGGACGATTCGCAGTCCTTTTCATTTTAGAATCTCTATCTATTTCAATGATCTGGTTGAAGACAAAAGATGCGGAGGACATTAAAAAAGTCCCAAGCATAGTCATAAAAACCAGAAGTGTGCCGGGTGCATTAGGAGCGCCTAGATATAAACCAGGCACGGCAGTAGCTAAAACAAGGGAACTTACCCTTGGTTTGATCATTTGGTTCCAGTCTGAAAGAAAACTATTCATTCTATTTAAGAAACCTTACTCTTAGACAGCTCGGAAGCTCTCTGCACCCAAACTGCATACATGGATAAGAAAAGAAGAATGGCCACTCCGGTATGAGCAGCGGTCACTAATTTCGGAAGTTTCATATATACGTTCACAACTCCCAATCCTATCTGTATGAGCAGGAGAATGATAGCTATTCTTACGTATTTTTTGGTTTCCGCTGTGAATCCTTTGAATATTCCATAAAGGTTTATTAGAAGAATATAAAATGCCACTAAGTAGGCGCCCAATCTATGCTGGACTTGGATCTGTATCTTGTGTTCCGGAACGGAAGGGATCCATTCTCCGTTACAAGTCGGAAATTCTAAACAAGCGAGTCCTGCGTAATTGGAACTAACTCTTCCCCCCAAAATAATTTGGAAGAAGATCAATAATACTCCGATCAAAAGAGGGATCTGGTCCTTCTGCAATAAACTTTGTTTCGTTAAAAACTCGTTTGAATTCGTGGAATTTGCAAGATAGGCGGCCTTGAAAGTCGCGGTAACTATACAAAGTAAGAACAAGATCGCATTCAATAAATGAAGATTAACAGTCGCAGGATCTAAAGAAAGAAGAACAGTTAAACCTCCCAAAGTAATTTGAGAAGCAATCAGTAAGATCCCAACGATAAAATAACCTAAGAAAGGTTTTCTTAATTCAGGAACGATCGCAGTCCAGATAGTGCCTGCGATCAGAACAATTCCTAAAAGTCCGGAATAATATCTATGTCCGACTTCCATAAAAATATTAAAATCGAAGTCTGGAAAAAATTTACCGAAACAAAAAGGCCAATCAGGACAAGCGAGTCCGGAGTCAGTAGCTCTGACAAGAGGTCCGTATAATAAATTTAGAAAAATTAAAACCGAATACACGACCAGAAAGAGAGAAAACTTTCTGAAATGAGAATAAGTAGAAGCGATCATTCTGTTTTTTCGGAGGATCCGAGCTCTTCTTTACCATACTTGAGCGAGATTGATTTGGGGCAAGAGATTTGATGTTTGAAAATCGAAAGCTTACATTTTGATCTGAGACTAATTCTCATGCAAAGAACATTCGATGAATCTAAAGAACGAGCGTTCTGGTGTCCCGACCTTCGGTCAGATGCTTTTTATGTCGGTTCTAAATGGTTGAAAACACTGAAAAGCAAAAACGCTTTCAAAAAAAGGACAGGTCTTCAAAACTGGTTGGTATCTTTCGCTTTTTACAAAAGTGAAACGTTTTTTTCTGATACTTTAGGAGTCATTCCATGAGCCAAAACGGAGACCATTACAACAAGGCAGGTTTTTGGACATTCGTGGTCGTGTTGACCGCTAACATTCTTTATTTCGTTTATCTTTCCGCATTTCACAAAGGTGTTAAAGATTATAACGAAGTAGTTCCTTCCCACACTTCGGCAGCGAAGTAAGGAAAGAATCCGGGATAGAACGTTGTTCTCCTCCAATCATCCGCGGCGTTTTTCTAAAGGTGCTGCGGCTCTTATTCTTTTTTTACCATTCTTGTCCGTTCTATCTTTCGATACGGAAAGAGAACTACCTGCTCATGCGGTTCCTCCCGAACTTGAGGGCGTAGGCCTGGAAGAAAAATTAGGGAATCATATAGATACCAATCTATCTTTCGTGGACGAACAGGGCAAACAAGTCCGCATAGGCGACTATCTGAAAGAAGGAAAGCCGCTTCTTCTTACATTAGTATATTATAGATGTCCCACACTCTGCAGTCTTTATCTGAATGAGATCTCAACCGCACTCAAAGAACTGAATCTACAAGTAGGAAAAGAATTCAATTACGTAGCGGTAAGCTTTGATCCGAAAGAAAAGTCCGATCTGGCAAA
This genomic interval carries:
- a CDS encoding COX15/CtaA family protein; this translates as MIASTYSHFRKFSLFLVVYSVLIFLNLLYGPLVRATDSGLACPDWPFCFGKFFPDFDFNIFMEVGHRYYSGLLGIVLIAGTIWTAIVPELRKPFLGYFIVGILLIASQITLGGLTVLLSLDPATVNLHLLNAILFLLCIVTATFKAAYLANSTNSNEFLTKQSLLQKDQIPLLIGVLLIFFQIILGGRVSSNYAGLACLEFPTCNGEWIPSVPEHKIQIQVQHRLGAYLVAFYILLINLYGIFKGFTAETKKYVRIAIILLLIQIGLGVVNVYMKLPKLVTAAHTGVAILLFLSMYAVWVQRASELSKSKVS
- the cyoE gene encoding heme o synthase; its protein translation is MNSFLSDWNQMIKPRVSSLVLATAVPGLYLGAPNAPGTLLVFMTMLGTFLMSSASFVFNQIIEIDRDSKMKRTANRPLPAGRISIPQAWIVGFAMTFAAFGILYYFANLLTALCAFAALLAYVFLYTILLKPRTHQNIVIGGVAGCVGPLIGYAAVSNSLPLPAWILFLMIFLWTPAHFWALAIFLKEDYSDANFPMLPVVKGVKETGRSILFYTILYVGSVIAFYWAEPTMGWLYMISSVALSISILYLSVKLFQNPEPKFARGFFFFSILHLFLINILILIDHSIAA